From Desulfuromonas soudanensis, the proteins below share one genomic window:
- a CDS encoding very short patch repair endonuclease, with amino-acid sequence MADVVDPATRSRMMSGIRGKNTRPEMLVRRHLHARGFRYRLHVKTLPGKPDIVLPRYRAVILIHGCFWHGHDCQLFKWPSTRQEFWCAKIGRNRKKDAETLVELEAIGWRVLSVWECAIKGRQRLSVEDLIERISSWIVSGSSQDVIRGG; translated from the coding sequence ATGGCTGATGTTGTTGACCCGGCCACCCGAAGTCGGATGATGTCGGGTATACGGGGGAAAAATACCCGCCCGGAGATGCTGGTTCGTCGGCATCTCCATGCACGAGGGTTTCGGTATCGTCTTCATGTGAAAACTTTGCCAGGTAAGCCCGACATCGTCCTTCCTCGTTATCGCGCAGTAATCCTGATTCATGGCTGTTTCTGGCATGGGCATGACTGCCAATTATTTAAATGGCCCTCGACCCGCCAGGAATTTTGGTGCGCGAAGATAGGGCGCAACCGAAAGAAGGACGCCGAGACGCTCGTGGAACTTGAAGCGATCGGGTGGCGGGTGCTGTCAGTGTGGGAATGCGCGATCAAAGGTAGGCAGCGGCTTTCAGTTGAGGACTTAATTGAGAGAATTTCAAGTTGGATTGTTTCTGGCTCAAGCCAAGATGTTATAAGAGGTGGTTGA
- a CDS encoding type II restriction endonuclease — MALSDLSDWMDENTGLDCVWFVKRLSANDTLANETHQAGPYIPREFLFRVFPEINRPDVENPDCRFVLSIDSHMDRRIVRAIWYNKKLHGTGTRNEARITGFGGRGSALLDPENTGALAIFAFLVDEQGAASKCRVWVCRTEIEESLVEDRIGPIDPGQSRIWAPNLERTADLYGTAKRVRTSCYLQREEIPLPWLVNFPSGAEIVSKTIEFKPAGGMNPDTRLLARRKCEFEMFRSIEEAIELPNVLRGFLTIDEFLARAQTILQRRKARSGRSLELHALEIFLEEGLVENENFTHQPESEHGKRPDFLFPSAALYKTTTFPASQLRMLAVKTTCKDRWRQIINEADRIKEKHLLTLQEGVSVGQFHEMTEAGVRLVVPEALKSNYNKKIQPYLQSLESFISDIRLLTGRLR; from the coding sequence ATGGCTCTCTCCGACCTGTCCGATTGGATGGATGAAAACACCGGACTAGACTGCGTGTGGTTTGTAAAAAGGCTTTCCGCCAACGACACTTTAGCCAACGAAACTCACCAAGCGGGCCCCTACATCCCTAGGGAATTCCTCTTCCGTGTTTTCCCCGAAATAAACCGGCCGGACGTAGAAAACCCCGATTGTCGATTTGTCCTCTCCATCGACTCTCACATGGATCGGCGGATCGTGCGGGCCATTTGGTACAATAAAAAACTTCACGGGACTGGAACCCGCAACGAGGCGCGCATCACTGGGTTCGGAGGTCGGGGCTCGGCCCTTCTCGACCCAGAAAACACTGGGGCGTTGGCTATCTTCGCATTCCTCGTCGATGAGCAAGGGGCTGCGTCGAAGTGCCGGGTCTGGGTCTGCCGAACAGAGATAGAGGAGAGTTTAGTCGAAGATCGCATTGGTCCAATTGACCCCGGCCAGTCGCGAATCTGGGCACCGAATCTCGAACGTACTGCCGATCTATACGGAACAGCGAAGAGAGTTAGAACGAGCTGCTATTTGCAGAGGGAGGAAATTCCCCTTCCATGGCTTGTGAACTTCCCGAGTGGTGCTGAAATCGTCAGCAAAACCATAGAATTCAAACCTGCGGGTGGAATGAATCCTGATACACGACTATTGGCCAGAAGAAAATGTGAATTCGAGATGTTTCGTAGTATCGAGGAAGCTATTGAACTCCCGAATGTGCTCAGGGGTTTCCTTACAATTGACGAGTTCTTAGCCCGCGCACAAACGATACTACAGCGCCGCAAGGCCCGCTCTGGTCGGTCCTTGGAGCTTCACGCACTCGAAATCTTTCTGGAGGAGGGGCTCGTCGAGAACGAGAACTTTACTCACCAGCCCGAGTCCGAACATGGCAAGCGCCCCGACTTTCTCTTCCCTTCTGCCGCTCTTTACAAAACGACTACCTTTCCTGCTAGTCAGCTTCGAATGCTGGCTGTGAAGACAACCTGCAAGGATCGCTGGCGTCAGATTATTAACGAAGCCGATCGGATCAAGGAGAAACACCTGCTGACCTTGCAAGAGGGTGTGTCTGTGGGACAGTTTCACGAAATGACCGAGGCTGGGGTAAGGCTCGTAGTGCCTGAGGCACTCAAGTCGAATTACAACAAAAAAATCCAACCCTATCTACAGTCGCTGGAGAGCTTTATAAGCGACATACGACTGCTCACTGGTAGGCTCCGGTGA
- a CDS encoding tetratricopeptide repeat protein yields the protein MKKYLWILLFICCSALPACSNDPGRQQIEIAQFEEKQNNKEHAIKLYEEVVSKYAGSPNAKLAQERLNALKEDK from the coding sequence ATGAAAAAATACCTCTGGATACTGCTGTTTATCTGTTGCTCCGCCTTGCCCGCCTGTTCCAACGATCCAGGGAGACAGCAAATTGAAATTGCGCAGTTCGAGGAAAAACAGAACAACAAAGAGCATGCTATAAAACTGTACGAAGAGGTGGTGAGTAAGTATGCCGGCTCGCCAAATGCAAAGCTTGCTCAGGAACGTTTGAACGCGCTGAAGGAGGACAAGTAA
- a CDS encoding type II toxin-antitoxin system Phd/YefM family antitoxin: protein MTTLTASDAREHFADLLEKARHTGERTIITRRGRKLAAVVPVEDLELLEELEDRVDLAAVREALKERDKAVSYEEFRKTLGLGEK from the coding sequence ATGACCACCTTGACTGCATCTGATGCCCGCGAGCATTTTGCCGACCTGCTTGAGAAGGCCCGGCACACCGGGGAGCGGACCATCATCACCCGTCGCGGGCGCAAACTGGCGGCGGTGGTACCTGTCGAAGACCTGGAGCTACTGGAAGAGCTGGAGGACCGCGTCGATCTGGCGGCGGTCCGGGAAGCCTTGAAGGAACGCGACAAGGCCGTCTCCTATGAGGAATTCCGGAAGACCCTCGGACTCGGGGAAAAGTGA
- a CDS encoding type II toxin-antitoxin system RelE family toxin, whose translation MFEIRILPAAQKSLIKLSRADRRLVLAIDSAIRALAENPRPAGCKQLAGSKEPPLYRIRVGNYRIIYEVHDDVVLVSVIHVGHRKDIYRVLK comes from the coding sequence GTGTTCGAAATCAGAATCCTCCCCGCGGCTCAAAAGAGCCTCATCAAGCTATCCCGGGCCGACCGTCGCCTCGTCCTTGCCATCGACAGCGCCATCCGTGCCCTCGCCGAAAATCCCCGCCCAGCCGGCTGTAAGCAGCTTGCCGGTTCCAAAGAACCGCCTCTGTACCGCATCCGGGTGGGTAATTACCGGATCATTTACGAGGTCCATGATGATGTTGTTCTGGTTTCGGTCATCCACGTTGGGCACCGGAAGGATATCTATCGCGTACTCAAGTGA
- a CDS encoding type II toxin-antitoxin system RelE family toxin: MTFNLEFKESALKEWKKLDGTIREQFKKKLAERLVRPCVESSRLKGMADCYKIKLKNAGYRLVYQVDNSRVVVIVVAVGKRENLTVYKVAGKRVRE; encoded by the coding sequence ATGACCTTTAACCTCGAATTCAAGGAATCGGCGCTGAAGGAGTGGAAGAAGCTCGATGGGACGATCCGTGAACAGTTCAAGAAGAAGCTTGCCGAGCGCCTGGTCCGGCCGTGTGTCGAATCTTCCCGGCTCAAGGGAATGGCCGACTGCTATAAGATCAAACTGAAAAATGCCGGCTATCGGCTGGTTTATCAGGTAGATAACAGCCGGGTGGTGGTCATCGTCGTGGCGGTGGGAAAGCGGGAGAATCTGACGGTGTACAAGGTGGCGGGTAAGCGGGTGAGGGAGTGA
- a CDS encoding type II toxin-antitoxin system Phd/YefM family antitoxin codes for MERLYARASVSISDLKKNPSRIIHEAEGTPVAILNHNKPSAYLVPAEAFEALMEKLEDYELSRIVKERESEPTVPVSLDDL; via the coding sequence ATGGAACGTCTTTATGCCCGCGCCTCCGTCAGTATCAGCGACCTGAAGAAAAATCCTTCTCGAATCATCCATGAAGCAGAGGGGACCCCCGTCGCGATTCTGAACCACAATAAACCCAGCGCCTATCTCGTCCCCGCCGAGGCTTTCGAGGCCCTCATGGAAAAGCTCGAAGACTACGAGCTCTCCCGCATCGTCAAAGAGCGGGAGAGTGAACCGACTGTGCCGGTTTCCCTCGATGACCTTTAA
- a CDS encoding amylo-alpha-1,6-glucosidase: MNQTLRAPSLDRPLIDACYLQALTLLRRNATPAGILAASRTESARARNYDTIFGRDAAICALGMAASKEPDLISCARAGLLTLGRRQAANGQIANFVRPDSGEVDFWYTGCIDATLWWLIALHSFDERVPGSDLGAQLAPQIEGSLRWLACQEHPAWGLLQQNEASDWADIMPRSGFVLYTNALWFRVKELYGLAGAGQTRQSAGELFYPFAETLPTSQRMRRMTDNIREGMPPSPFFLSFVNFTSWGLEADLLANTLALLTGLADPSHGERIVSAVIEGGAHRPYPLRVVGTPIEPGDPHWRPYMLRHEQNLPWQYHNGGSWPFAGAFWILALDRLGKREEAWEELEVLALANQVNDWEFNEWFHGTSGAPMGMAGQSWNAAMFLLAYHTLTDRTPRMT, encoded by the coding sequence ATGAATCAGACACTTCGCGCGCCCTCCCTGGACCGGCCGCTCATCGACGCCTGCTACCTCCAGGCCCTGACCCTTTTGCGCCGCAATGCGACGCCGGCCGGCATCCTGGCGGCCAGCCGGACCGAGTCGGCCCGCGCCCGCAACTACGACACCATCTTCGGCCGCGACGCCGCCATCTGCGCCCTCGGCATGGCCGCCTCGAAGGAGCCCGATCTGATCTCCTGCGCCCGCGCCGGGCTGTTGACCCTCGGACGGAGGCAGGCGGCCAACGGACAGATCGCCAACTTCGTCCGCCCCGATTCGGGGGAGGTCGATTTCTGGTACACCGGCTGCATCGACGCCACCCTCTGGTGGCTCATCGCCCTTCACAGCTTCGACGAACGGGTGCCGGGGAGCGATCTCGGCGCACAGCTCGCGCCGCAGATCGAAGGGAGCCTCCGCTGGCTTGCCTGCCAGGAGCACCCCGCCTGGGGGCTGCTGCAGCAGAACGAAGCCAGCGACTGGGCCGACATCATGCCCCGCTCCGGCTTTGTCCTCTACACCAACGCCCTCTGGTTCCGGGTCAAGGAGCTCTACGGACTCGCCGGGGCCGGACAGACCCGCCAGAGCGCCGGCGAGCTCTTCTACCCCTTCGCCGAGACGCTCCCGACGTCCCAGCGGATGCGGCGGATGACGGATAACATCCGCGAGGGGATGCCCCCCTCCCCCTTCTTCCTGAGCTTCGTCAATTTCACCTCCTGGGGGCTGGAGGCCGATCTCCTCGCCAACACCCTCGCCCTCCTCACCGGCCTGGCCGACCCCTCCCACGGCGAACGGATCGTTTCGGCCGTGATCGAAGGGGGCGCCCACCGCCCCTATCCCCTGCGCGTCGTCGGGACCCCCATCGAACCGGGCGATCCCCACTGGCGCCCCTACATGCTGCGCCACGAGCAGAATCTCCCCTGGCAGTACCACAACGGCGGCAGCTGGCCCTTCGCCGGCGCCTTCTGGATTCTCGCCCTCGACCGGCTGGGGAAAAGGGAGGAGGCCTGGGAGGAGCTGGAAGTACTCGCCCTGGCCAATCAGGTCAACGACTGGGAGTTCAACGAGTGGTTCCACGGCACGAGCGGCGCCCCCATGGGGATGGCCGGACAGTCGTGGAACGCGGCGATGTTCCTCCTTGCCTACCACACCCTGACCGACCGCACCCCCCGAATGACGTGA
- the fdhD gene encoding formate dehydrogenase accessory sulfurtransferase FdhD: MSEEQPLIIHRYERGKLLPAVRPLVAEYPLQLTINNRLLATLIASPHQLNFLVVGFLRLQGIIASLDDIRCLGVCSEQGAARVQIRGEVPHNLRPTLTSGCGTGISFHLDLPEDRPPLERRHYPAAGVFDLMRLLAEKTELYGRHGGVHSAAVGNTAGRLLLHAEDLGRHNTLDRIAGEALCKGIDLSGCMLVSSGRISTEMVAKAARLGIGLIASRTSATEAAVRVARQAGITLIGYLRGERFEVYTHPIQLTLPNSAGLIPATTGIILAGGESRRMGSDKSLLPLDGERFIERSYQLMASLFEEVLIVTNSPTLYTDIPCRKVPDLHRGKGALAGIHAGLHHATEPRIFVAACDMPFLVPELIRHLCLENHAADVHIPRSHHGLEPLHACYGKACLPAMEAVLQKDGRRIVDFFSAVRVTELPAEEWMRFDPEGLSFRNINTPQDYFTLRETRPTITQKEKRVLPAE; the protein is encoded by the coding sequence ATGAGCGAAGAGCAGCCGTTGATCATCCACCGCTATGAAAGGGGAAAGCTCCTGCCGGCCGTCCGCCCCCTGGTCGCCGAGTATCCGCTGCAACTGACCATCAACAACCGGCTTCTGGCCACCCTGATCGCCTCGCCCCACCAGCTCAACTTTCTCGTGGTGGGGTTTCTGCGCCTGCAGGGGATCATCGCCTCCCTCGACGATATCCGCTGCCTCGGAGTCTGCAGCGAACAGGGGGCTGCACGGGTGCAGATCCGCGGCGAGGTTCCGCATAATCTGCGCCCGACCCTGACCTCCGGCTGCGGCACCGGCATCAGCTTCCATCTCGATCTGCCGGAAGATCGTCCGCCGCTGGAAAGAAGACACTATCCCGCCGCGGGAGTTTTCGACCTCATGCGGCTCCTGGCGGAAAAGACCGAACTCTACGGCCGCCATGGGGGGGTCCATTCCGCCGCGGTCGGCAATACCGCCGGCCGGCTGCTGCTGCACGCCGAAGATCTCGGCCGGCACAACACTCTCGACCGGATCGCCGGGGAGGCGTTGTGCAAAGGGATCGACCTCAGCGGCTGCATGCTGGTCAGTTCCGGACGCATCTCCACGGAAATGGTCGCCAAGGCGGCCCGTCTCGGCATCGGCCTGATCGCCTCCCGGACCTCGGCCACCGAAGCGGCGGTCAGGGTCGCCCGCCAGGCCGGAATCACCCTCATCGGCTACCTGCGCGGCGAGCGCTTCGAGGTTTACACCCATCCGATACAGCTCACGCTGCCGAACTCCGCCGGCCTGATTCCGGCGACCACCGGAATCATCCTGGCCGGCGGGGAAAGCCGCCGCATGGGGAGCGACAAATCGCTCCTCCCCCTCGACGGCGAACGCTTTATCGAGCGCAGCTATCAGCTCATGGCGAGCCTCTTCGAAGAGGTTTTGATCGTCACCAATTCCCCGACGCTCTACACCGACATCCCCTGCCGCAAGGTCCCCGACCTCCATCGCGGCAAGGGAGCCCTGGCGGGGATTCATGCCGGCCTCCATCACGCCACGGAGCCCCGGATCTTTGTCGCCGCCTGCGACATGCCTTTTCTCGTTCCGGAACTGATCCGGCATCTCTGCCTGGAAAATCATGCGGCCGACGTGCACATTCCCCGCAGTCACCACGGCCTCGAACCGCTTCACGCCTGCTACGGCAAAGCCTGCCTTCCCGCCATGGAAGCCGTGCTGCAGAAGGATGGACGACGTATTGTCGACTTTTTTTCCGCCGTCAGGGTCACAGAACTCCCCGCCGAAGAATGGATGCGTTTCGATCCCGAGGGGCTCTCCTTCCGCAATATCAATACGCCGCAGGATTACTTTACCCTGCGGGAAACCCGCCCGACGATAACCCAAAAGGAGAAGAGGGTTTTGCCGGCGGAGTGA
- a CDS encoding formate dehydrogenase accessory protein FdhE, whose protein sequence is MLQKRLQRLENLAAAKPALTAVCRFYTRLYQLFADAPPFLAVEADLKDAKSRQEQGFPLLRGEMLRIDAPAAQRFFADLLQVLRDHGQQGQEELASLQTALAAGGLDLPKLLRAVFERDREPLARTAERLQVQPALLEYSLTTALGAALERCRHQGLESAVQGWDHGYCPICGGLPSIAELSGEEGKKRLQCGLCGNHWAFKRLTCIHCGNTDHETLAYFTAEGESGCRVDVCRKCSGYLKVVNSREGSEDLPLEVEDVATLHLDLMAAREGFCRGKKETPGN, encoded by the coding sequence ATGCTGCAGAAACGCCTCCAACGCCTCGAGAATTTAGCCGCAGCAAAACCGGCGCTGACCGCTGTCTGCCGCTTTTACACGCGACTCTACCAACTCTTCGCCGACGCCCCCCCCTTTTTGGCCGTCGAGGCCGACCTCAAGGACGCAAAATCCCGGCAGGAACAGGGGTTCCCCCTCCTGCGCGGCGAGATGCTGCGGATCGATGCGCCTGCGGCGCAACGCTTTTTCGCCGACCTGCTGCAGGTCCTGCGCGACCACGGTCAGCAGGGGCAGGAGGAGCTTGCGTCCCTGCAAACCGCCCTGGCGGCTGGCGGCCTCGATCTGCCGAAACTGCTGCGCGCCGTTTTCGAGCGCGACCGCGAACCGCTGGCCAGAACGGCCGAGAGACTTCAGGTCCAGCCGGCTCTCCTCGAATACTCCCTGACCACCGCCCTCGGCGCGGCGCTGGAGCGCTGTCGCCACCAGGGGCTCGAAAGTGCGGTCCAGGGTTGGGATCACGGCTACTGTCCGATCTGCGGAGGGCTGCCGTCCATCGCCGAACTCAGCGGCGAGGAGGGGAAAAAGCGCCTGCAGTGCGGCCTTTGCGGCAACCACTGGGCCTTCAAGCGCCTGACCTGTATCCACTGCGGCAACACCGACCACGAAACCCTGGCCTATTTTACGGCAGAAGGCGAATCCGGCTGTCGGGTCGACGTCTGCCGCAAGTGCAGCGGCTATCTCAAAGTCGTCAACAGTCGTGAAGGCAGCGAGGACCTCCCCCTGGAGGTGGAGGATGTCGCCACCCTGCACCTCGACCTGATGGCCGCCAGAGAAGGGTTTTGCCGCGGCAAAAAAGAGACTCCGGGGAACTGA
- a CDS encoding cytochrome-c peroxidase produces MTLPPLKGLGYSRRLCQLGLLVLLLFGTRTWAQLGIVLPAPLAPIELQSTAKIELGHRLFFDRRLSGDGTMSCAVCHLPDQAFADGRDISGAYPTTKHWRNTPTLLNAAYLKTFFWDGRSDSLAHQAAEPIETPFEMNSNLPYIVAKLAEIPEYREAFEKAYSAEISKELILSALAAFEQTLTSLDSPFERYLKGEPQLLSRQARQGMEIFFGPRGGCSQCHAGAMLSDEQFHNLGVAERSDLQEDWQQRATRRFVLAEKGLPMLPRDPGRYGVSKEPSDMGSFRTPPLHQVAQTAPYMHNGSMNTLKDVVAFFSRGGGHDAQKSRQLKSPDFSPEEQAALVAFLESLSGTVPEVHRPHLPGD; encoded by the coding sequence ATGACCCTGCCCCCCTTGAAAGGCCTCGGCTACAGCCGGAGGCTCTGTCAGCTCGGCCTCCTGGTCCTCCTCTTGTTCGGGACCCGGACCTGGGCGCAACTGGGCATCGTACTCCCTGCCCCCCTGGCCCCGATCGAGCTCCAGAGCACGGCCAAAATCGAGCTCGGTCACAGGCTCTTTTTCGACCGGCGGCTCTCCGGGGACGGCACCATGAGCTGCGCCGTCTGCCATCTTCCGGATCAGGCCTTTGCCGATGGCCGCGACATTTCGGGGGCGTATCCGACCACCAAACACTGGCGCAACACGCCGACCCTGCTCAACGCCGCCTACCTGAAAACCTTTTTCTGGGATGGGCGCAGTGACAGCCTGGCTCATCAGGCCGCCGAACCGATCGAGACTCCCTTCGAAATGAACAGCAACCTCCCCTATATCGTCGCCAAACTGGCGGAGATCCCTGAATACCGGGAGGCCTTTGAAAAGGCATATTCCGCCGAGATCAGCAAGGAACTGATTCTCTCGGCCCTGGCCGCCTTTGAGCAGACCCTGACCTCTCTCGACAGTCCCTTCGAGCGCTACCTGAAAGGGGAGCCGCAGCTTCTCAGCCGGCAGGCGCGCCAGGGGATGGAAATCTTTTTTGGTCCGCGTGGCGGATGCAGCCAATGTCACGCCGGGGCGATGCTCAGCGACGAGCAATTTCACAACCTCGGCGTCGCCGAAAGGAGCGACCTGCAGGAAGATTGGCAGCAGCGCGCCACCCGACGATTTGTTCTCGCCGAGAAAGGGCTGCCGATGCTGCCGCGGGATCCTGGGCGTTATGGGGTGAGTAAAGAGCCGTCGGACATGGGGTCTTTTCGCACCCCGCCCCTGCACCAGGTGGCGCAGACCGCCCCCTACATGCATAACGGCAGCATGAATACCCTGAAGGACGTGGTCGCCTTTTTCAGCCGCGGCGGGGGACATGACGCACAGAAGAGCAGACAGCTCAAATCCCCTGATTTTTCCCCCGAGGAACAGGCGGCCCTGGTCGCGTTCCTCGAAAGTCTTTCGGGAACCGTCCCCGAGGTGCACCGCCCGCACCTGCCTGGGGATTGA
- a CDS encoding formate dehydrogenase subunit gamma, whose amino-acid sequence MSRYIDRFNATDRIVHWVVAISFFLLLLSGLGLFAHTFFGYFTLFGSPQQGILVHKWAGPVFFFASLLLFLRHAGDTIHFDADDRRWIAKFGGYLSRQRQEIPQDKFNAGQKLFGIFAIIAALVMGATGLIIWDPTAYGRGLTQFALMLHGLFFTLFMVGMVVHVYLATIGNPGTLEGMLWGRVTKGWAKKHASKWYQKIVKG is encoded by the coding sequence ATGTCAAGATACATCGATCGCTTTAACGCCACCGACCGTATTGTCCACTGGGTGGTCGCCATCTCTTTTTTCCTCCTTCTCCTTTCCGGCCTCGGCCTCTTTGCCCACACCTTTTTCGGCTATTTCACCCTCTTCGGCAGCCCGCAGCAGGGGATACTGGTTCACAAATGGGCCGGTCCCGTCTTTTTCTTCGCCTCCCTCCTCCTTTTCCTGCGCCATGCCGGCGATACCATCCACTTCGATGCCGATGATCGCCGCTGGATTGCCAAATTCGGCGGTTATCTGTCCCGCCAGCGCCAGGAGATACCCCAGGACAAGTTCAACGCCGGGCAGAAGCTGTTCGGAATTTTCGCCATAATCGCCGCGCTGGTCATGGGCGCCACCGGCCTGATCATCTGGGATCCGACCGCCTACGGCCGCGGACTGACCCAGTTTGCCCTGATGCTGCACGGTCTTTTCTTCACCCTCTTCATGGTCGGCATGGTGGTTCATGTTTACCTCGCCACCATCGGCAATCCGGGAACCCTCGAAGGGATGCTCTGGGGGAGAGTGACAAAAGGCTGGGCCAAAAAACACGCCAGCAAGTGGTATCAGAAAATCGTTAAGGGTTAG
- a CDS encoding 4Fe-4S dicluster domain-containing protein — protein MKRKAFLIDTTLCTACRSCQVACKQWNKLDAEASVNSGSYENPPDLTPQLYNKIHFIEQQEEGEDLRWLFINRRCMHCADAGCVKVCPSAGALYHTKEGLVAYNQEKCIECHYCVNGCPFDVPRYDEKKKVTKCHACSDRIQNGLLPACVKACPTQTLKFGDRDELIAAARGAGKKLYGEQDLGGLGVLYVLDDQPGTYQLPKNPAIPASIFFWKDVVKPLGILGFWGAIGVAALHYVTVGPKQVEDSDDLENKGGE, from the coding sequence ATGAAACGGAAAGCATTTCTGATCGATACCACCCTTTGCACCGCCTGCCGCAGCTGCCAGGTCGCCTGCAAACAATGGAACAAACTGGATGCCGAAGCCTCTGTCAATTCCGGAAGCTATGAAAACCCCCCGGATCTGACCCCCCAACTCTACAACAAGATCCATTTTATCGAACAGCAGGAGGAGGGGGAGGACCTGCGCTGGCTCTTCATCAATCGACGCTGCATGCACTGCGCCGATGCCGGCTGCGTCAAGGTGTGCCCCTCGGCTGGGGCCCTCTATCACACCAAAGAGGGGCTGGTCGCCTACAATCAGGAGAAGTGCATCGAATGCCACTACTGCGTCAACGGCTGCCCCTTCGATGTCCCCCGCTACGATGAAAAAAAGAAGGTCACCAAGTGCCACGCCTGCAGTGACCGGATACAAAACGGCCTCCTCCCGGCCTGCGTCAAGGCCTGCCCGACGCAAACGCTCAAATTCGGCGACCGCGATGAACTCATCGCCGCCGCCAGGGGCGCCGGGAAAAAGCTCTACGGCGAGCAGGATCTCGGAGGTCTCGGGGTCCTCTATGTCCTTGACGACCAGCCGGGGACCTACCAGCTCCCCAAAAACCCGGCGATTCCCGCCTCGATCTTCTTCTGGAAGGATGTCGTCAAACCCCTCGGCATTCTCGGCTTCTGGGGGGCCATCGGCGTCGCGGCCCTGCACTATGTGACCGTCGGGCCGAAACAGGTTGAAGATTCGGATGACCTCGAAAACAAGGGAGGTGAATGA